A single window of Pseudomonas lijiangensis DNA harbors:
- a CDS encoding Na+/H+ antiporter subunit C: MEEVIAVAIGVLAASGVWLILRPRTFQVVMGLCLLSYGVNLFIFSMGSLFIGKEPIIKDGIPQDLLNYTDPLPQALVLTAIVISFAMTALFLVVLLASRGLTGTDHVDGREPKA, translated from the coding sequence ATGGAAGAAGTCATCGCAGTCGCCATTGGCGTTCTCGCTGCATCCGGTGTCTGGCTGATACTGCGCCCGCGTACCTTTCAGGTAGTGATGGGGCTGTGTCTGCTGTCCTATGGCGTGAACCTGTTCATTTTCAGCATGGGCAGCCTGTTCATCGGCAAGGAACCCATCATCAAGGACGGCATTCCTCAGGACCTGCTCAATTACACCGACCCCCTGCCCCAGGCGCTGGTCCTGACCGCAATCGTCATCAGCTTCGCCATGACCGCACTGTTCCTGGTCGTGCTGCTGGCGTCCCGCGGCCTGACCGGCACTGACCATGTGGATGGCAGGGAGCCCAAGGCATGA
- a CDS encoding phospholipase effector Tle1 domain-containing protein produces the protein MKYTWKVNREAAVSDTAMLRVTVRAGLFFDGTGNNRSNSQIGADCRAMMEVNDRKHIVECAGRHSDPNSSYSNDLSNIARLVALYRHQYVARNDGEGLKVYWPVYISGAGTTSGGGDSLWPGQSFGRGTTGVVAKAEHAIKKLGSRLKAFALDNPGCVIEALELDVFGFSRGAASARHFVNEVLKQAQGALEPALASRKVPLGPDFSWGKGSVRLKVIGLFDTVAAIGSFKDLYNVRDPANNRVNLYLPPGCAQQVLHLVARDESRRNFALNSITPDWSREIVLPGAHADIGGGYHPQMEEKLLLTRPRLSMASRDTACESSTAWLQAQEDLQALDAGQWIDPRDREASLRVECCEAFGRTHAAALGLKTVMAAACLRRQVFGHLSRVYLRVMHALACDEGVPFEPVPDTAELRLVPELESISRKLISYARGGAYTLSEQEECLLRWRYIHHSAHWNAIIGRVGSFSDAVFVHAPQPGGRVRYPNASQPGYRH, from the coding sequence ATGAAATATACATGGAAAGTTAATCGGGAGGCTGCGGTATCGGATACCGCAATGCTTCGTGTTACGGTGCGTGCAGGCCTTTTCTTCGATGGGACGGGCAATAATCGCTCCAATAGCCAGATAGGCGCCGATTGTCGCGCCATGATGGAAGTCAACGACAGAAAACATATCGTCGAGTGTGCGGGGCGGCATTCAGATCCCAATAGCAGTTACAGCAATGATCTGAGTAATATTGCCCGGCTGGTTGCACTTTATCGCCATCAATATGTAGCCAGGAACGATGGGGAGGGCTTGAAAGTTTATTGGCCTGTTTATATCAGTGGCGCCGGTACAACTTCCGGGGGCGGGGATTCCCTATGGCCAGGGCAGAGTTTTGGTCGCGGCACCACGGGCGTGGTGGCCAAGGCCGAGCATGCCATCAAGAAGCTCGGTTCTCGTCTCAAGGCGTTTGCCCTGGATAATCCCGGATGCGTCATCGAAGCCCTTGAGCTGGATGTTTTCGGTTTCAGCCGTGGGGCTGCCTCTGCCCGGCATTTCGTCAATGAAGTCCTCAAGCAGGCCCAAGGTGCGCTCGAACCTGCCCTGGCAAGCCGCAAGGTCCCGCTGGGTCCGGATTTCAGCTGGGGCAAGGGCAGTGTCAGGCTCAAGGTGATCGGGTTGTTCGATACGGTTGCTGCCATTGGCAGTTTCAAGGATCTCTACAATGTCCGCGATCCGGCCAACAACAGAGTCAATCTCTATCTGCCTCCCGGATGTGCCCAGCAGGTGTTGCATCTGGTGGCGCGGGATGAGTCGCGGCGCAACTTTGCGCTCAACAGTATTACCCCTGACTGGAGCCGGGAGATTGTGTTGCCCGGAGCCCATGCCGACATTGGCGGGGGTTACCATCCTCAGATGGAAGAAAAGCTGTTATTGACCCGGCCAAGGCTGAGCATGGCTTCCCGTGATACGGCCTGCGAGTCGAGTACAGCCTGGTTGCAGGCTCAGGAAGACTTGCAGGCGCTGGATGCCGGGCAGTGGATTGATCCCCGGGATCGCGAGGCTTCGTTACGGGTGGAATGTTGCGAAGCCTTTGGCCGTACGCACGCTGCTGCCTTGGGGCTCAAGACGGTGATGGCGGCAGCCTGTCTGCGTCGTCAGGTGTTCGGTCATCTGTCGCGTGTCTATCTGCGGGTCATGCATGCACTGGCCTGTGATGAAGGCGTACCGTTCGAGCCGGTTCCCGACACTGCCGAGCTGCGGCTCGTTCCAGAGCTGGAAAGCATCAGCCGCAAGTTGATCAGCTATGCCCGCGGCGGTGCCTATACCCTGAGCGAGCAGGAAGAATGCCTGCTGCGCTGGCGTTATATTCATCACTCGGCGCACTGGAATGCGATCATCGGCCGGGTCGGCAGTTTCAGTGATGCGGTATTCGTGCATGCGCCGCAACCCGGGGGGCGGGTCCGCTATCCAAATGCAAGTCAGCCTGGATACCGGCATTGA
- a CDS encoding TraR/DksA family transcriptional regulator, which translates to MTKEKLLAMPADDYMNAEQHAFFVELLQAMKVEIHERIEQSRIAIESLDTPADPADAASVEEERHWLVNVIDRDQRMLPQLEMALSRIADDTFGWCDDSGEPIGLKRLLISPTTKYCIEAQERHEQIDKHQRQA; encoded by the coding sequence ATGACAAAGGAAAAGTTGCTGGCCATGCCGGCCGATGACTACATGAATGCTGAACAGCATGCTTTCTTCGTCGAGCTGTTGCAGGCCATGAAGGTTGAAATCCACGAGCGTATCGAGCAAAGCCGCATTGCTATCGAGAGCCTGGACACCCCGGCCGACCCTGCCGATGCTGCTTCGGTAGAAGAAGAGCGTCATTGGCTGGTGAATGTCATCGACCGCGATCAGCGCATGCTGCCACAGCTGGAAATGGCTCTGTCGCGTATTGCCGATGACACCTTTGGCTGGTGCGACGACAGCGGAGAGCCTATTGGCCTCAAGCGCCTGCTGATCAGCCCGACGACCAAATATTGCATCGAAGCGCAAGAGCGCCACGAGCAGATCGACAAGCACCAGCGCCAGGCCTGA
- a CDS encoding K+/H+ antiporter subunit F, giving the protein MTALLDNAILLSLLIFALAMVITLIRLFRGPSAQDRVLALDYLYVIAMLMMLVLGIRYASDTYFEAALLIALFGFVGSFALAKFLLRGEVIE; this is encoded by the coding sequence ATGACTGCACTGCTCGACAATGCCATTCTGCTCAGCCTGCTCATATTTGCCTTGGCGATGGTGATTACCCTGATTCGTCTGTTCAGGGGACCGTCGGCACAGGATCGCGTACTGGCTCTGGATTACCTGTACGTCATTGCCATGCTGATGATGCTGGTGCTGGGCATACGCTATGCCAGCGACACCTATTTCGAGGCAGCCCTGCTGATCGCCCTGTTCGGTTTCGTCGGCTCCTTTGCCCTGGCCAAATTCCTGCTGCGCGGAGAGGTGATCGAATGA
- a CDS encoding sugar ABC transporter substrate-binding protein, with protein MKTKIRFTSLALALLLGSGTALADIRIGVAMSQFDDTWLTYLREDMKDHAKTLPDGVDLQFVDARADVNKQIDQVQELIGKKVDALIVNPVDTAATARITKFATAAKIPLVYVNRRPDDPRLPEGVATVTSDDMEAGRMQMQYIAEKLGGKGSVMILLGDLANNSTQNRTKGIKEVLGKYPDIKIDQEQTGIWLRQKGMDLTNDWITQGRAFNAVLANNDEMAIGASMALKQAGTKPGSVLVAGVDGTPDGLNAVKRGDLAVSVFQDAHGQATGAIDAAVKLAKKEKVEPQAILIPYRLITPENVDEFTKKKQ; from the coding sequence ATGAAGACCAAGATTCGTTTCACCTCCCTGGCTCTGGCCCTGCTTCTGGGCAGCGGCACTGCACTGGCCGACATCAGGATAGGCGTAGCCATGTCGCAGTTCGATGACACCTGGCTGACTTATCTGCGCGAAGACATGAAAGACCATGCCAAGACCCTGCCCGATGGTGTCGACCTGCAGTTCGTCGATGCCCGTGCGGATGTGAACAAGCAGATCGATCAGGTACAGGAGCTCATCGGCAAGAAAGTCGACGCACTGATCGTCAACCCCGTGGACACCGCAGCGACCGCCCGTATCACCAAGTTCGCCACGGCAGCCAAGATCCCGCTGGTGTACGTCAATCGTCGTCCCGACGATCCCAGGCTGCCCGAAGGCGTTGCCACCGTCACCTCCGATGACATGGAGGCTGGCCGCATGCAGATGCAATACATCGCCGAAAAACTGGGTGGCAAGGGCAGCGTCATGATCCTGCTGGGGGATCTGGCCAACAACTCGACGCAGAACCGCACCAAAGGCATCAAAGAGGTGCTGGGCAAATACCCCGACATCAAGATTGACCAGGAACAGACCGGTATCTGGTTACGCCAGAAAGGCATGGACCTGACCAACGACTGGATCACTCAGGGCAGAGCCTTCAATGCGGTGCTGGCCAACAACGACGAGATGGCGATTGGCGCTTCCATGGCCCTCAAGCAGGCAGGTACCAAACCCGGCAGCGTGCTGGTTGCCGGAGTGGACGGCACGCCTGATGGTCTCAATGCCGTGAAGCGTGGCGACCTGGCGGTATCGGTCTTTCAGGATGCTCACGGTCAGGCCACAGGCGCAATCGATGCCGCTGTGAAGCTGGCCAAAAAGGAAAAGGTCGAGCCACAGGCCATCCTGATTCCGTATCGCCTGATCACGCCTGAAAACGTCGACGAATTCACTAAAAAGAAACAGTGA
- a CDS encoding sugar ABC transporter ATP-binding protein, producing MFGSATATRHTQRETPSAARVDDPAATDASSPYLLEISNISKGFPGVIALNDVQLRVRPGTVLALMGENGAGKSTLMKIIAGIYQPDTGEIRLRGNPVRFDTPLSALQAGIAMIHQELNLMPFMSIAENIWIGREQLNSLHMVDHREMYRCTAELLERLRIRLDPQELVGNLSIAERQMVEIAKAVSYDSDILIMDEPTSAITETEVAHLFSIIADLRAQGKGIIYITHKMSEVFEIADEVAVFRDGAYIGLQRAESMDGDSLISMMVGRELTQLFPERQNPIGDLLLSVRDLSLDGVFQGVSFDLHAGEILGIAGLMGSGRTNVAETLFGITPGQGGEIQLDGVPVHIADPHQAIEKGFALLTEDRKLTGLFPCLSVMENMEMAVLANYVGNGFVQQKALRALCEDMCKKLRVKTPSLEQCIDTLSGGNQQKALLARWLMTNPRILILDEPTRGIDVGAKAEIYRLISLLASEGMAVIMISSELPEVLGMSDRVMVMHEGEMMGILDRSEATQEKVMHLASGHSVH from the coding sequence ATGTTCGGTTCCGCTACCGCCACCCGCCATACCCAGCGCGAGACGCCGTCCGCTGCCCGTGTCGATGACCCTGCTGCCACTGACGCTTCATCTCCCTATCTGCTGGAAATCAGCAATATCAGCAAGGGCTTTCCGGGCGTCATCGCCCTCAACGATGTACAGCTACGGGTACGGCCCGGCACTGTGCTGGCCCTGATGGGCGAGAATGGCGCAGGCAAGTCGACCCTGATGAAAATCATCGCCGGGATCTATCAACCCGATACCGGTGAGATACGCCTGCGGGGCAATCCCGTGCGCTTCGATACGCCTCTGTCTGCCTTGCAGGCGGGTATTGCCATGATCCATCAGGAGCTGAACCTGATGCCGTTCATGAGCATTGCCGAGAACATCTGGATCGGCCGCGAACAACTCAACAGCCTGCACATGGTCGATCACCGGGAAATGTACCGCTGCACGGCCGAACTGCTGGAGCGCTTGCGCATAAGGCTCGATCCGCAGGAGCTGGTAGGCAACCTGAGCATTGCCGAGCGCCAGATGGTGGAGATTGCCAAGGCAGTGTCCTATGACTCCGACATTCTCATCATGGACGAGCCCACCTCTGCCATTACCGAAACGGAAGTCGCCCACCTGTTTTCGATCATTGCTGACCTGCGCGCCCAGGGCAAAGGCATCATCTATATCACCCACAAGATGAGCGAAGTGTTCGAGATCGCCGATGAAGTGGCGGTGTTTCGCGATGGCGCCTACATCGGTCTGCAGCGTGCGGAAAGCATGGACGGCGACAGCCTGATCTCGATGATGGTCGGACGTGAGCTGACCCAGCTCTTTCCCGAGCGGCAAAACCCCATTGGCGACCTGCTGCTGTCGGTGCGTGATCTGAGCCTGGACGGGGTATTCCAGGGCGTGTCCTTCGACCTGCATGCCGGCGAGATTCTTGGCATTGCGGGGTTGATGGGGTCGGGCAGGACCAATGTGGCTGAAACACTGTTCGGTATCACGCCCGGTCAGGGCGGCGAAATACAACTCGATGGCGTACCGGTGCATATTGCCGATCCGCATCAGGCCATCGAAAAGGGCTTCGCGTTACTGACCGAGGATCGCAAGTTGACGGGGCTGTTCCCCTGCCTGTCGGTCATGGAGAACATGGAGATGGCCGTTCTGGCCAACTACGTCGGCAATGGTTTCGTCCAGCAGAAAGCCCTGCGGGCGCTGTGCGAAGACATGTGCAAGAAGCTGCGTGTCAAGACGCCTTCCCTTGAGCAATGCATCGATACGCTTTCTGGCGGCAATCAGCAGAAGGCATTGCTGGCCCGCTGGCTGATGACCAACCCCAGAATCCTGATTCTCGATGAGCCGACCCGTGGCATCGATGTGGGGGCCAAGGCAGAAATCTATCGCCTGATTTCCTTGCTGGCCAGCGAAGGTATGGCCGTGATCATGATTTCCTCCGAGTTGCCCGAAGTGCTGGGCATGAGTGACCGGGTCATGGTCATGCACGAAGGTGAAATGATGGGCATCCTCGATCGCAGTGAGGCCACCCAGGAAAAGGTCATGCACTTGGCTTCCGGCCATTCGGTTCACTGA
- a CDS encoding Na+/H+ antiporter subunit E, whose protein sequence is MRFFFPAPWFSLALWVLWLVLNLSISPGTVLLGAIFGFLAPLLMAPLRPTPVRIRKPGTILKFFLRVGYDTVISNLQIFMSVWNLKRRPPRSAFVKVPLDLRDPSGLAALAMVTTVVPGTVWSELALDRSILLMHVFDLEDEAQFIEHFKTAYERPLMEIFE, encoded by the coding sequence ATGAGATTTTTCTTCCCCGCCCCATGGTTTTCACTGGCGCTGTGGGTGTTATGGCTGGTGCTGAACCTTTCCATCAGCCCCGGCACCGTGTTGCTGGGTGCGATATTCGGTTTTCTGGCTCCACTGCTCATGGCGCCCCTGCGACCAACCCCGGTGCGCATTCGCAAACCCGGCACGATCCTGAAGTTTTTCCTGCGGGTGGGCTACGACACCGTGATCTCGAACCTGCAGATATTCATGTCGGTCTGGAACCTCAAACGTCGTCCGCCACGCTCGGCATTCGTCAAGGTGCCATTGGACCTGCGCGACCCCAGCGGCCTTGCCGCACTGGCGATGGTCACGACCGTGGTGCCCGGCACCGTCTGGTCTGAACTGGCGCTGGACCGCAGCATTCTGCTGATGCATGTGTTCGATCTGGAAGATGAAGCGCAATTCATCGAGCACTTCAAGACAGCCTATGAGCGACCCTTGATGGAGATTTTCGAATGA
- a CDS encoding monovalent cation/H+ antiporter subunit D — MSGMNQLIVAPILLPLVTAGLMLWLGEKHRPLKGRINLLSSMLGLAISITLLLWVQKSGTTGTIGVYLPGNWEVPFGIVLVVDHLSALMLVLTGIIAVCALLFALARWDRAGASFHALFQIQLMGLYGAFLTADLFNLFVFFEVLLAASYGLMLHGSGRARVSAGLHYISINLLASSLFLIGAALIYGVTGTLNLADLAIKIPQVPESDLGLLHAGAAILATAFLAKAGMWPLNFWLVPAYSAASAPVAAMFAIMTKVGIYTLLRLWTLLFSEQAGPSAFFGGDWLIYGGMATIVTAAVAIIAAQRLERLASLSILVSAGILLAAIGFAQPSLTSGALFYLVSSTLALSAMFLLGELIERSRSSNEIPLEEDADQLPRNMESLHPPPGTNLDDEQKAVVGQVIPMTMAFLGLSFVACALLIIGMPPLSGFIGKLTLLSALLNPLGLDVAKDKAISTQGWMLIGLLIFSGLASLIAFSRLGIQRFWTPLESPSPLLRRNECLPIIILLGLCIALTIKAEPLLRYTQDTAAALHTPTQYVQSVMATRPVPGPTSPKDVSQVQP, encoded by the coding sequence ATGAGCGGGATGAACCAACTGATTGTTGCTCCCATCCTGCTGCCGCTGGTGACCGCCGGGCTGATGCTCTGGCTGGGTGAAAAACACAGGCCGCTCAAGGGCCGCATCAACCTGCTGTCGAGCATGCTCGGGCTGGCGATTTCCATCACATTGCTGTTGTGGGTCCAGAAGAGCGGCACCACGGGCACCATCGGTGTGTATCTGCCGGGTAACTGGGAAGTGCCGTTCGGTATCGTGCTGGTGGTGGATCACCTGTCTGCCCTGATGCTGGTACTGACCGGCATCATCGCCGTGTGTGCGCTGCTGTTCGCACTGGCCCGCTGGGACCGGGCAGGCGCCAGCTTCCATGCCTTGTTCCAGATTCAGTTGATGGGCCTGTATGGCGCCTTCCTGACCGCCGACCTGTTCAACCTGTTCGTGTTCTTCGAGGTCTTGCTGGCGGCTTCCTATGGCCTGATGCTGCACGGCTCCGGGCGTGCCCGGGTGTCGGCAGGCCTGCATTACATCTCGATCAACCTGCTGGCCTCGTCGCTGTTCCTGATTGGCGCCGCATTGATCTACGGCGTGACGGGCACCCTCAATCTGGCAGATCTGGCGATCAAGATTCCTCAGGTTCCGGAATCCGACCTCGGCCTGCTGCATGCGGGCGCAGCGATTCTGGCTACCGCATTTCTGGCCAAGGCCGGCATGTGGCCGCTGAACTTCTGGCTGGTGCCCGCTTACTCGGCAGCCAGTGCGCCGGTTGCGGCCATGTTCGCCATCATGACCAAGGTCGGCATCTACACCCTGCTGCGCCTGTGGACGCTGCTGTTCTCCGAACAGGCAGGGCCTTCGGCCTTCTTCGGCGGGGACTGGCTGATCTATGGTGGCATGGCAACCATCGTCACCGCAGCCGTCGCGATTATCGCCGCCCAGCGCCTGGAGCGTCTGGCCAGCCTGAGCATTCTGGTATCGGCGGGCATCCTGCTGGCGGCCATCGGTTTCGCTCAGCCGAGCCTGACTTCGGGTGCGCTGTTCTATCTGGTCAGCTCGACCCTGGCGCTGAGTGCGATGTTCCTGCTGGGTGAACTGATCGAGCGCTCACGCTCCTCCAACGAGATTCCCCTGGAAGAGGATGCAGACCAGTTGCCGCGTAATATGGAATCCCTGCATCCGCCACCGGGCACCAACCTGGACGACGAGCAGAAAGCCGTGGTCGGTCAGGTCATTCCCATGACCATGGCTTTTCTGGGCTTGAGCTTCGTGGCCTGCGCCCTGCTGATCATCGGCATGCCGCCGCTCTCGGGCTTCATCGGCAAGCTGACCCTGCTCAGCGCGCTGCTCAACCCGTTGGGGCTGGACGTGGCAAAGGACAAAGCCATTTCCACTCAAGGCTGGATGTTGATCGGCCTGCTGATCTTCTCGGGTCTGGCTTCGCTGATTGCCTTTTCCCGCCTCGGCATCCAGCGCTTCTGGACGCCGCTGGAAAGCCCTTCACCGCTGCTGCGCCGCAATGAGTGCCTGCCCATCATTATTCTGCTGGGTCTGTGCATTGCCCTGACGATCAAGGCAGAACCGCTGTTGCGCTACACACAGGATACCGCTGCCGCCTTGCATACGCCCACGCAGTACGTGCAATCGGTCATGGCCACACGCCCCGTGCCAGGACCGACCAGCCCCAAAGACGTCTCGCAGGTGCAGCCATGA
- a CDS encoding ABC transporter permease, with protein MSNAILQNKPALAPNKSKRRLPTELSIFLVLIGIGLVFELLGWIVRDQSFLLNSQRLVLMILQVSIIGLLAIGVTQVIITTGIDLSSGSVLALSAMIAASLAQTSDFSRAVFPSLTDLPVWIPVVVGLGVGLLAGAINGSIIAITGIPPFIATLGMMVSARGLARFYTEGQPVSMLSDSYTAIGQGAMPVIIFLVVAVIFHIALRYTKYGKYTYAIGGNMQAARTSGINVKRHLVIVYSIAGLLAGLAGVVASARAATGQAGMGMSYELDAIAAAVIGGTSLAGGVGRITGTVIGALILGVMASGFTFVGVDAYVQDIIKGLIIVVAVVIDQYRNKRKAKR; from the coding sequence ATGAGCAACGCAATTTTGCAGAACAAACCGGCCCTGGCGCCGAACAAGAGCAAACGGCGGCTGCCTACCGAGCTGAGTATTTTTCTGGTGCTGATCGGTATCGGGCTGGTCTTCGAGTTGTTGGGCTGGATCGTGCGCGACCAGAGCTTCCTGCTCAACTCCCAGCGGCTGGTGTTGATGATCCTGCAAGTCTCGATCATCGGCCTGCTGGCTATCGGGGTTACTCAGGTCATCATTACCACCGGTATCGATCTGTCGTCGGGCTCGGTACTGGCCCTGTCGGCGATGATTGCCGCCAGTCTGGCGCAGACGTCGGACTTTTCCCGGGCGGTCTTTCCGTCGCTCACCGACTTGCCGGTGTGGATACCGGTCGTCGTGGGGCTGGGAGTCGGGCTGCTGGCCGGAGCAATCAACGGCAGTATCATCGCCATCACCGGGATTCCACCTTTCATTGCGACGCTGGGCATGATGGTGTCTGCTCGCGGACTGGCGCGTTTCTATACCGAAGGCCAGCCGGTGAGCATGCTTTCCGACTCCTACACGGCCATTGGTCAGGGGGCGATGCCGGTCATCATCTTCCTGGTTGTCGCGGTGATCTTTCACATCGCCTTGCGTTACACCAAGTACGGCAAGTACACCTACGCGATTGGCGGCAACATGCAGGCGGCCCGCACTTCGGGTATCAACGTCAAACGTCATCTGGTCATCGTCTACAGCATCGCGGGGCTGCTGGCGGGGCTGGCCGGGGTCGTGGCTTCGGCGCGTGCGGCGACAGGGCAGGCGGGCATGGGCATGTCCTATGAACTGGATGCCATTGCCGCTGCGGTGATCGGCGGCACCAGCCTGGCCGGTGGCGTCGGGCGCATTACCGGCACCGTGATCGGCGCGCTGATCCTGGGCGTCATGGCCAGTGGTTTCACCTTTGTTGGCGTGGATGCTTATGTTCAGGACATCATCAAGGGCCTGATCATTGTGGTTGCGGTGGTAATCGATCAGTATCGCAACAAGCGCAAAGCCAAGCGTTGA
- a CDS encoding Na+/H+ antiporter subunit G yields the protein MNSLQTLPFWVQVITSLLLVTSSVFVLTGALGLLRLKTFFQRMHPPALASTLGAWLVALASIIYFSALKSGPVIHAWLIPVLLSITVPVTTLLLARTGLFRKRMAGDNDVPPEVSGDRPARDSVEN from the coding sequence ATGAATTCGCTACAGACCCTTCCCTTCTGGGTGCAGGTCATTACCTCGTTGTTGCTGGTTACCAGCAGTGTGTTCGTCTTGACCGGCGCCTTGGGCCTGTTGCGCCTGAAGACCTTTTTTCAGCGCATGCACCCACCGGCCCTGGCCTCCACACTGGGAGCCTGGCTCGTTGCACTGGCTTCGATCATTTATTTCTCGGCACTGAAATCAGGACCGGTGATTCACGCCTGGCTGATTCCAGTCCTGCTGTCGATCACCGTGCCGGTCACCACGCTGCTGCTGGCGCGTACCGGACTGTTCCGCAAGCGCATGGCCGGGGATAACGATGTTCCGCCGGAAGTCAGTGGCGATCGTCCCGCACGAGACTCAGTGGAAAACTGA
- a CDS encoding DUF2789 domain-containing protein codes for MELPTHSLPNLFAQLGLDSDEDSIQNFIANHSLPDDVKLIDAEFWTPQQASFLKEELREDADWAPVVDELNVLLHKSP; via the coding sequence ATGGAACTGCCAACCCACTCTCTGCCCAACCTGTTCGCCCAACTGGGCCTGGACTCGGATGAGGATAGCATCCAGAACTTCATTGCCAACCATTCACTGCCTGATGATGTGAAACTGATCGACGCCGAGTTCTGGACACCCCAACAGGCTAGCTTCCTGAAGGAAGAACTGCGCGAAGATGCCGACTGGGCTCCTGTGGTCGACGAACTCAATGTGTTGCTGCACAAGAGCCCATAG